The following proteins are encoded in a genomic region of Arachis stenosperma cultivar V10309 chromosome 4, arast.V10309.gnm1.PFL2, whole genome shotgun sequence:
- the LOC130977061 gene encoding DEAD-box ATP-dependent RNA helicase 41 has translation MGYSETNQHDEEASKIPALPTDAPNDADDVKLRSRDQREALLGEPKCIICGRYGEYICDETDDDVCSLECKQLLLGRIAKSLPPVGGVLQPPKKLPAADECFYVRENDCESGTLSLARDQVELLRKKLEIHVKGDVVAPVLSFASCSLPDKLLHNVEAAGYEMPTPVQMQAIPAALTGNSTLVLAETGSGKSASFLIPIISRCASHRLVFTSDKKPLAMVLTPTRELSIQVEEHAKLLGKGLPFKTALVVGGEAMARQLYRFQQGVELIVGTPGRLVDLLTKHEIDLDNVMTLVLDEVDCMLQRGFRDQVIQIYRALSQPQVLMYSATMSHDLEKMANSLANSVSVISVGKVNSPNKAVKQVAIWVESKQKKQKLFDILLSRQHFKPPAVVYVDSRLGADLLANAIKVATGISANSIHGEKSMKERREIMQSLLVGEVPVVVATGVLGRGVDLLGVRQVIVFDMPNSIKEYIHQIGRASRMGGEGEAIVFVNEESKNVFADLVDVLKSGGAAVPRELANSRYTTGFFPGGKGSKKRKHR, from the exons ATGGGTTATTCTGAAACCAATCAGCATGACGAAGAAGCATCCAAGATTCCAGCGTTGCCAACTGATGCACCTAATG ATGCAGATGATGTGAAATTGAGGTCTAGGGACCAAAGAGAGGCTCTCCTGGGTGAGCCAAAGTGTATCATATGTGGCCGTTATGGTGAGTATATCTGTGATGAAACTGACGATGATGTTTGCAGTTTGGAATGCAAACAATTACTACTAGGCAGAATTGCCAAATCCTTGCCTCCTGTTGGAGGAGTTCTTCAGCCGCCTAAAAAACTACCTGCAGCTGACGAGTGCTTTTATGTTAGAGAGAATGATTGTGAATCAGGAACTTTATCTTTAGCTAGAGATCAGGTTGAATTGCTTAGAAAGAAGCTTGAAATTCATGTGAAGGGTGATGTAGTGGCGCCGGTTTTGTCATTTGCTTCATGCAGTCTCCCTGACAAGCTCCTCCACAATGTAGAAGCAGCGGGGTATGAAATGCCTACCCCTGTTCAGATGCAAGCAATCCCTGCCGCTTTGACGGGAAATAGCACGCTTGTTCTGGCGGAAACAGGATCTGGAAAGTCTGCTTCGTTTCTTATTCCAATAATTTCTCGATGTGCAAGTCATCGCCTTGTATTTACTTCAGATAAGAAGCCTTTAGCGATGGTGTTAACACCTACCAGAGAGCTTTCTATACAGGTTGAAGAGCATGCAAAGTTGCTCGGAAAGGGGTTACCATTTAAAACTGCCCTTGTGGTTGGTGGTGAGGCCATGGCTAGACAACTCTATCGCTTTCAGCAAGGAGTTGAACTGATTGTGGGAACACCAGGAAGGCTTGTCGATCTTTTAACAAAGCATGAGATCGACTTAGATAACGTGATGACTTTAGTTTTGGATGAAGTTGATTGCATGCTTCAAAGGGGTTTCAGAGATCAGGTCATACAGATATACAGGGCTCTGTCACAACCTCAGGTCTTGATGTATTCTGCAACAATGTCTCATGATTTAGAGAAGATGGCAAACTCTCTTGCGAATAGTGTGTCGGTTATCTCTGTTGGGAAGGTGAATAGCCCAAATAAGGCTGTGAAGCAGGTCGCTATTTGGGTTGAGTCAAAGCAAAAGAAGCAGAAGCTGTTTGACATATTACTGAGTAGGCAACATTTTAAGCCACCGGCTGTAGTGTATGTGGACTCCAGACTTGGAGCAGATCTTCTGGCAAATGCAATAAAAGTTGCCACAGGAATTTCAGCTAATTCAATTCATGGAGAGAAGTCCATGAAGGAAAGGAGAGAAATAATGCAGTCACTTTTGGTTGGTGAGGTTCCGGTGGTTGTGGCTACTGGAGTTTTGGGTAGGGGAGTTGACCTATTGGGTGTGAGGCAGGTAATTGTGTTTGACATGCCAAATTCTATTAAGGAGTACATACATCAGATTGGAAGGGCATCTAGGATGGGAGGGGAAGGTGAAGCCATAGTTTTTGTGAATGAGGAGAGCAAGAATGTCTTTGCAGATTTAGTTGATGTATTAAAATCTGGTGGAGCAGCTGTTCCCCGGGAGCTTGCCAATTCACGGTATACCACTGGATTTTTTCCTGGTGGCAAGGGTTCAAAAAAGCGAAAGCATAGATAA